The Prosthecobacter vanneervenii genome has a segment encoding these proteins:
- a CDS encoding LLM class flavin-dependent oxidoreductase, with the protein MTELPIRTTERKCEVAWFSALCSDDYEFLGIPDGSLRSSYEHCGDIVKKADTLGYQNILLPSGWIAGQDALAFAAAMAPQTAQINQLVALRMGEVWPPMLARALATVDHIAKGRLCINIISSDMPGIKESNEVRYARASEIIQILQGLWRTNGPFEWKGEFYNISLPNTEPAKPYQQNGGPLLYFGGISPAAQELCAKHCDVFLMWPETEDRIAETMRVMSEKAAAHGRKIDFGFRTHVIVRETEAEARAAADRLISKLDAAKGAEIKARSQDSQSAGVKRQDELRAQSKDLYIEPHLWSGIGLARSGCASAIVGDPDQVLAKLNRYMDMGMRAFVLSGYPHLEECDLFAKHVLPRLPSCRLNELQGRRVPDPVTPLTTAPRT; encoded by the coding sequence ATGACTGAACTACCCATCCGCACAACGGAGCGCAAGTGTGAAGTCGCATGGTTCTCTGCTCTTTGCTCAGATGATTATGAATTTCTCGGCATTCCGGACGGCTCTCTGCGCTCCAGCTACGAGCACTGCGGTGACATCGTAAAAAAGGCCGACACGCTCGGGTACCAGAACATCCTGCTGCCCTCGGGCTGGATCGCCGGGCAGGATGCGCTGGCCTTTGCCGCCGCCATGGCCCCGCAGACGGCGCAGATCAACCAGTTGGTGGCGCTGCGCATGGGGGAGGTCTGGCCGCCCATGCTGGCGCGCGCGCTGGCCACGGTGGACCACATCGCCAAAGGGCGCCTGTGCATCAACATCATCTCTTCCGACATGCCGGGCATCAAGGAGAGCAACGAGGTGCGCTACGCACGCGCCAGCGAGATCATCCAGATCCTGCAGGGGCTGTGGCGTACGAACGGGCCCTTTGAGTGGAAGGGGGAGTTTTACAACATCAGCCTGCCCAATACCGAGCCGGCCAAGCCCTATCAGCAAAACGGTGGGCCCCTGCTCTACTTTGGCGGCATCTCCCCTGCTGCCCAGGAGCTCTGCGCCAAGCACTGCGACGTCTTTCTCATGTGGCCGGAAACGGAGGACCGCATCGCCGAAACGATGCGGGTCATGTCTGAAAAAGCCGCCGCCCATGGGCGCAAGATCGACTTCGGCTTCCGCACGCATGTGATCGTGCGCGAGACGGAGGCCGAGGCACGCGCCGCCGCAGACCGGCTCATCTCCAAGCTCGATGCCGCCAAAGGCGCGGAGATCAAGGCCCGCTCGCAGGACAGCCAAAGCGCGGGCGTGAAGAGGCAGGACGAACTGCGCGCACAGAGCAAGGATCTCTACATCGAGCCGCATCTCTGGAGCGGCATCGGCCTGGCGCGCAGCGGCTGCGCCAGCGCCATCGTGGGAGACCCGGACCAGGTGCTGGCCAAGCTGAACCGCTACATGGACATGGGCATGCGCGCCTTTGTACTCAGCGGCTACCCGCATCTGGAAGAGTGCGACCTCTTTGCCAAGCACGTGCTGCCACGCCTGCCCTCCTGCCGCCTGAATGAACTGCAGGGCCGCCGCGTTCCTGATCCTGTCACACCGCTGACCACCGCACCTCGCACTTGA
- a CDS encoding Gfo/Idh/MocA family protein: MPAPVRFALAGFGAWGKFHAQSIAGNLEARLVAISAPSEASREEARKLYPEAQIFADSLEMIAQAEFDIIDIATPSHTHREIALAAMAKKKHVLLEKPMAITLDDCKAIVAGARDHGVHLAVGHELRLSSQWGHIKEIIDAGTIGDPQYVLVELSRKPYRLGASGWRYDQSRVGSWVLEEPIHFFDLARWYLESSGDPVELHAYANSRDPQRPTLYDNFSAMFKYANGSYAVVSQTLAAFEHHQTVKVSGTKGALWAAWSGALDRTLEPEYFLKVFDGEKLENVKLTKHSGEVFELREEIAQSIDMVRSGKKPIATGLDGLWSAGLCLVAEESIRQGRPLPVGEMLRF, from the coding sequence ATGCCAGCACCTGTTCGTTTCGCACTCGCCGGATTCGGCGCCTGGGGCAAGTTTCATGCCCAATCCATCGCTGGTAATCTTGAAGCCAGGCTGGTGGCCATCTCCGCGCCTTCGGAGGCCTCGCGAGAGGAAGCGCGAAAGCTGTATCCAGAAGCACAGATCTTTGCCGACAGCCTGGAGATGATCGCGCAGGCGGAGTTTGACATCATCGACATCGCCACGCCAAGCCACACGCATCGGGAGATCGCGCTGGCAGCCATGGCGAAGAAGAAGCATGTGCTGCTGGAAAAGCCCATGGCCATCACGCTGGATGACTGCAAGGCCATCGTGGCAGGCGCGCGCGACCACGGCGTGCATCTGGCCGTAGGACATGAGCTGCGCCTTTCCAGCCAGTGGGGGCACATCAAGGAGATCATCGACGCCGGCACCATCGGCGATCCGCAGTACGTGCTGGTGGAACTCTCACGCAAGCCCTACCGCCTGGGTGCAAGCGGCTGGCGCTACGATCAGAGCCGCGTGGGCAGCTGGGTGCTGGAGGAGCCGATCCACTTCTTTGATCTGGCGCGCTGGTATCTGGAAAGCAGCGGCGATCCCGTGGAGCTGCATGCGTATGCCAACTCCCGTGATCCGCAGCGCCCGACACTCTATGACAACTTTAGCGCCATGTTTAAATACGCCAACGGCAGCTACGCCGTGGTGTCGCAGACGCTGGCGGCCTTTGAGCATCATCAGACCGTGAAGGTCAGCGGTACGAAGGGCGCGCTGTGGGCGGCCTGGAGCGGTGCGCTGGACCGCACGCTGGAGCCCGAGTATTTCCTCAAGGTGTTTGATGGTGAGAAGCTCGAAAATGTGAAGCTCACCAAGCACAGCGGCGAGGTCTTTGAACTGCGCGAGGAGATCGCCCAGAGCATCGACATGGTGCGCAGCGGCAAGAAGCCCATCGCCACCGGCCTAGACGGCCTGTGGAGCGCCGGGCTGTGCCTCGTCGCCGAAGAATCCATCCGCCAGGGCAGGCCACTGCCGGTGGGGGAGATGCTGAGGTTTTGA
- a CDS encoding PQQ-like beta-propeller repeat protein has protein sequence MKIHALLLASALITPALFAADWPAWRGPTMDGHAAAGQKLPLKWSEGEHVLWKAEVRGRGHGSPTLVADHVYLATADVETEEQLVLCFDRKTGKKLWEAVVHRGNLNTKGHKISSQASSDVVSDGERLFVNFLNNGAIFTTALDFSGKQLWQRRVCDFQVHQGFGSTPVIYQSIVLVSADHRGGGKMTGLNKLTGEIVWQQDRPPVANYASPAVVQAAGRTQAVLAGCNKVESFDPLTGKKLWSIDGSTEETVVTAVTDGSRVFLGGGYPKNHTMAVEADGSGKIAWENVTRTYVPSMIVKNGHVFAVGDGGRAACWKAATGEELWSEKVDREFYGSPVMADSRIYVTSKGGVTSVFEATPEKFTLLSQNQLGDECFSTPAICDNRIYLRSAKTGPVRQEYLWCVGE, from the coding sequence ATGAAAATCCACGCTCTGCTGCTTGCTTCCGCGCTCATCACCCCTGCCCTCTTTGCTGCCGACTGGCCGGCCTGGCGCGGGCCCACGATGGATGGCCATGCCGCAGCGGGGCAAAAGCTGCCGCTGAAATGGAGCGAAGGCGAACACGTACTGTGGAAGGCCGAGGTGCGTGGCCGCGGGCACGGCTCGCCCACCCTTGTAGCAGATCACGTTTATCTTGCCACGGCTGATGTGGAGACCGAGGAGCAGCTGGTGCTCTGCTTTGACCGCAAGACTGGCAAGAAGCTCTGGGAGGCCGTGGTGCATCGCGGCAACCTCAACACCAAAGGTCACAAGATCTCCTCGCAGGCCTCATCCGATGTGGTGAGCGATGGCGAGCGCCTGTTTGTCAATTTTCTCAACAACGGTGCTATCTTCACCACCGCGCTGGATTTTTCCGGCAAGCAGCTTTGGCAGCGCCGCGTGTGCGACTTTCAAGTGCATCAGGGCTTTGGCTCCACTCCGGTCATTTACCAGTCCATCGTGCTCGTCTCAGCCGATCATCGCGGCGGTGGAAAGATGACCGGACTGAACAAGCTGACGGGTGAGATCGTGTGGCAGCAGGACCGCCCGCCCGTAGCCAACTACGCCTCTCCGGCCGTGGTGCAGGCGGCAGGCAGAACGCAGGCCGTGCTGGCGGGCTGCAACAAAGTGGAAAGCTTTGATCCGCTCACCGGCAAGAAGCTCTGGAGCATCGATGGCAGCACCGAGGAAACCGTGGTGACAGCCGTCACTGATGGCAGCCGCGTCTTTCTCGGTGGTGGTTATCCCAAGAACCACACCATGGCGGTAGAGGCAGACGGCTCCGGAAAGATCGCGTGGGAAAACGTCACGCGCACTTACGTGCCGTCCATGATCGTGAAGAACGGCCACGTCTTTGCCGTGGGTGATGGCGGACGCGCAGCCTGCTGGAAAGCCGCCACCGGCGAGGAGCTGTGGTCGGAGAAAGTGGATCGCGAATTCTATGGCTCACCCGTCATGGCCGATTCGCGCATCTACGTGACGAGCAAGGGCGGCGTGACCTCGGTGTTTGAGGCCACACCGGAGAAGTTCACCCTTCTTTCGCAGAACCAGCTCGGAGACGAGTGCTTCAGCACGCCAGCCATCTGCGACAACCGCATCTACCTGCGCTCCGCCAAGACCGGCCCCGTGCGCCAGGAGTACCTTTGGTGCGTGGGCGAGTAG
- a CDS encoding biosynthetic peptidoglycan transglycosylase translates to MQPSLIIRRIILLLWQIPLAVVALCAAGLGALFLRSDVRSFRPRLPEIRKIIEAQKAATPTMPPFLISCLRAEGVPDQFTARCLLSQFGLDDTNSNHRHARALLWTGSLYWHLSGEERDLLYCAFMNDGAGGLGIHHLASRLFGRPVEELTDSELAALAVASTSPSRFIKDHALLETYSGKLLHCIKAG, encoded by the coding sequence ATGCAACCATCTCTCATCATCCGGCGCATCATCCTGCTGCTCTGGCAGATCCCGCTCGCGGTGGTGGCTCTGTGTGCCGCAGGCTTGGGCGCGCTGTTTCTGCGATCAGATGTGCGATCTTTCCGGCCCCGGCTGCCAGAGATCCGAAAGATCATCGAGGCGCAAAAAGCGGCGACTCCCACGATGCCGCCTTTTCTGATTTCATGCCTTCGTGCGGAAGGCGTTCCTGACCAGTTCACCGCCAGATGCCTGCTCTCGCAGTTCGGGCTGGATGACACCAACTCTAACCACCGGCATGCACGTGCGCTATTATGGACAGGATCGTTATACTGGCATTTGAGCGGGGAAGAACGTGATCTGCTGTACTGTGCGTTCATGAATGATGGTGCAGGTGGATTGGGCATCCATCATCTGGCCTCACGCCTGTTTGGCAGACCTGTCGAGGAGCTGACGGACTCAGAGTTGGCCGCCCTAGCCGTGGCCAGCACCTCTCCCTCGCGCTTTATCAAAGACCACGCGCTTCTGGAAACCTACAGCGGGAAACTCTTGCACTGCATCAAGGCCGGGTAA
- a CDS encoding metallophosphoesterase family protein → MPTRILIATDLHQRAVLYAALIKLADEVKPDAIILGGDFLHGTGMLPYGQTPQLTPTLCAVELQSIKQPLFFVRGNHEDENWLEFSQVWQSLHERSPSRLHGSFTMIGEVGVVGFPCAMGQEEAFSEGVPLGGKHYSAWLPRLVAEHGDLANQLWIMHEPPTGTQLTLAGSAVEGHEWWWDAIEEHQPELVVCGHDHTTPIRRNVWRDRIGKTTVVNVGQNMDGPLHATLVTQDATSGELQCERLQMNGGLCPNILLDAQDASGMMLGSCIAAFSPADPPHASPAGKPGR, encoded by the coding sequence ATGCCTACCCGTATTCTGATTGCCACCGACCTGCATCAGCGCGCCGTTCTTTACGCTGCTTTGATCAAGCTGGCAGATGAAGTCAAGCCAGACGCCATCATCCTCGGGGGCGATTTCCTGCATGGCACCGGCATGCTGCCGTATGGTCAGACACCACAGCTCACGCCTACGCTTTGCGCGGTGGAGTTGCAGAGCATCAAGCAGCCTCTTTTCTTCGTGCGGGGCAATCATGAAGACGAGAACTGGCTGGAGTTTTCCCAGGTCTGGCAGTCCCTGCATGAAAGGAGTCCTTCGCGGTTGCACGGCAGTTTTACGATGATCGGAGAAGTGGGCGTGGTGGGTTTTCCCTGCGCGATGGGTCAGGAAGAGGCTTTCAGCGAGGGTGTGCCGCTCGGCGGAAAGCACTACTCGGCCTGGCTGCCCCGCCTCGTGGCGGAGCATGGCGACCTCGCAAATCAGCTCTGGATCATGCATGAACCGCCAACTGGCACGCAGCTCACCCTGGCAGGCTCAGCTGTCGAAGGCCATGAATGGTGGTGGGATGCCATCGAAGAGCATCAGCCCGAACTTGTCGTCTGCGGCCATGATCACACCACGCCGATTCGTCGTAATGTGTGGCGGGATCGAATTGGAAAAACCACGGTGGTTAACGTGGGTCAAAACATGGACGGCCCCTTGCACGCCACGCTCGTGACGCAGGATGCTACGTCTGGAGAGCTGCAGTGCGAAAGACTTCAGATGAATGGAGGGCTATGCCCAAACATCCTATTGGATGCCCAAGATGCGTCTGGAATGATGCTTGGGAGCTGCATAGCTGCATTCAGTCCGGCAGATCCTCCCCATGCGTCTCCGGCAGGCAAGCCAGGAAGATGA